A window of Longispora fulva contains these coding sequences:
- a CDS encoding tetratricopeptide repeat protein, which yields MSNTVVFGDVIQIAGVYGNVTITNTPPCYRVQEYPLGGAGLSMGQARKQPSQLLLSRHQVVNFTGRDSELADLASWMDDTGVRVRLVHAAGGQGKTRLAQQMAAGCGAAGWSVWKVTHDTASLSRGPVRLPVTGGVLVVVDYADRWPPSHLIALVTDLTALHARAGIAVRVLLLARAGGFWWTAVADRLDSDLGVDTDAQVLVPLGEHTDREALFHTARRRFASALGIAAPAVPAPAGLGGPDFAQVLTVHMAALVAVDAHHQGGIAPSEPHAMSAYLLRREFAHWQILHARVEDPIATPPAVMRRAVYVATLTGALPRTSARTALATVQLTPTQAGADGIIDDHQRCYPPDDPGAGTVLEAMHPDRLGEDMLALSTPGHPHTADGHWTPDTWTLAAPRTLLGGEPRTWGPAAVTVLVETARRWPHITTTLLNPLLTTRPDLALAVGGTALIRLADLPDLDLGVLEGIENLLPDRRHIDFDIAAAAISTTLTRHRLAHTNDRSAKARIHHNHAMRLSHAGRHDEALIASQEAVDLYRQLAEAQPAVYLPNLAGSLNNLGATLSRLGLREEALAPGQESVTIRRGLAEAQPAAYLPDLAGSLTNLGSLLSELGRREEALAPGQESVDLYRRLAEANPGAYLPGLAMSLNNLGSLLLELGLREEALAPGQESVTIRRGLAEAQPAVYLPDLAGSLTDLGAMLSGLGRREEALAPGQESVDLYRRLAEANPAVYLPNLAGSLSNLGSLLSGLGRREEALAPGHESVTICRRLAEAQPAVYLPDLAGSLNLLGSLLLGLGRREEALVSGQESVTICRRLAEAQPAVYMPDLAGSLNLLGSLLSELGRREEALAPSQESVDLYRRLVEANPAAYLPNLAGSLNNLGNLLSELGRREDALAPSHESVTIRRRLAKAQPAAYLPSLATSLTSLGATLFALGRLEEALAPSQESVTICRRLAEAQPAAYLTDLAGSLTNLAAMLSGLGRREEALAPSQESVDLYRRLAEINPAAYLPGLAGSLNNLGRLLSELGRREEALAPSHESVTICRRLAKAQPAAYLSGLATSLNNLASLLFGLGQREEALAPSQEAITIRRRLAEAQPAAYLPGLAGASTNLGAMLSGLGRREEALAPSQESVDLYRRLAETNSAAYRPSLATSLTSLGATLFALGRPEEALAPSQESVTIRRRLAEAQPAVYLPDLAASLNLLGSLLSELGRQGEALAPSQESVDLYRRLAQAQPTPYLPNLAMSLWGYALVRVKVEVASPEALAAVAEAISIYQHLVEQLPARFGPDLRSAHRTLADVLDGLGRTKEADDLRRQLAKPTGGPDGEAPGTV from the coding sequence GTGTCGAACACGGTGGTGTTCGGTGACGTCATCCAGATCGCCGGGGTGTACGGGAACGTCACGATCACCAACACCCCTCCCTGCTACCGGGTACAGGAGTACCCGTTGGGCGGGGCGGGGCTGTCGATGGGGCAGGCCCGCAAACAGCCGAGCCAGCTGCTGCTATCGCGGCACCAAGTGGTGAACTTCACCGGCCGTGACAGCGAGCTTGCGGACCTTGCGTCGTGGATGGACGACACGGGGGTGCGGGTGCGCCTAGTGCACGCCGCTGGCGGGCAGGGCAAGACCCGTTTGGCCCAGCAGATGGCCGCTGGGTGCGGTGCGGCTGGCTGGTCGGTGTGGAAGGTCACGCACGACACTGCATCGCTGTCGCGGGGCCCGGTGCGGCTGCCCGTGACGGGTGGGGTGTTGGTGGTGGTCGACTACGCCGACCGGTGGCCGCCGTCGCATCTGATCGCTCTGGTCACGGATCTGACCGCGCTGCACGCCCGCGCCGGGATCGCGGTGCGGGTGCTGTTGTTGGCCCGTGCGGGAGGGTTCTGGTGGACGGCGGTCGCCGACCGCCTCGACAGCGACCTCGGTGTCGACACCGACGCTCAGGTACTCGTCCCGCTAGGCGAGCACACCGACCGCGAAGCCCTGTTCCACACGGCCCGTCGCCGGTTCGCCTCCGCTCTAGGCATCGCCGCCCCAGCCGTGCCGGCGCCGGCAGGGCTGGGCGGTCCCGACTTCGCCCAGGTCCTCACCGTGCACATGGCCGCCCTCGTCGCCGTTGACGCCCACCACCAGGGCGGCATCGCGCCGTCGGAGCCGCACGCGATGTCGGCGTACCTACTGCGCCGCGAGTTCGCGCACTGGCAGATCCTGCACGCCCGCGTTGAGGATCCCATCGCCACCCCACCGGCCGTGATGCGCCGGGCCGTGTACGTGGCCACCCTCACCGGCGCACTGCCCCGCACCAGCGCCCGCACTGCCCTGGCCACCGTCCAACTGACTCCCACCCAGGCGGGTGCTGACGGGATCATCGACGACCACCAGCGCTGCTACCCGCCCGATGACCCCGGCGCGGGCACCGTGCTGGAGGCGATGCACCCCGACCGGCTCGGCGAGGACATGCTCGCCCTTAGCACTCCTGGACACCCCCACACCGCCGACGGGCACTGGACACCCGACACCTGGACCCTCGCCGCGCCGCGCACGCTCCTGGGCGGAGAACCCAGGACCTGGGGTCCGGCGGCGGTCACCGTCCTGGTCGAGACCGCCCGCCGCTGGCCCCACATCACCACCACCCTCCTCAACCCCCTCCTCACCACACGTCCCGACCTCGCGCTTGCTGTGGGCGGCACTGCCCTCATCCGCCTCGCTGACCTTCCCGACCTCGACCTTGGTGTCCTCGAAGGCATCGAAAACCTCCTCCCTGACCGCCGCCACATCGACTTCGACATCGCCGCCGCCGCCATCAGCACCACCCTCACCCGCCACCGCCTCGCCCACACCAACGACCGTTCAGCCAAGGCCCGCATCCACCACAACCACGCCATGCGCCTGTCCCATGCCGGCCGCCACGACGAAGCGCTCATTGCTAGCCAGGAAGCCGTCGATCTCTACCGCCAGCTGGCCGAGGCCCAGCCCGCCGTCTACCTGCCCAACCTCGCGGGGTCGTTGAACAACCTCGGTGCCACGCTGTCCAGGCTGGGGCTGCGGGAGGAGGCCTTGGCCCCCGGTCAGGAATCGGTCACCATTCGCCGCGGGCTGGCCGAGGCCCAGCCCGCCGCCTACCTGCCCGACCTAGCAGGGTCATTGACCAATCTCGGCAGCCTGCTCTCCGAGCTGGGTCGGCGGGAGGAGGCGTTGGCCCCCGGTCAGGAATCCGTCGATCTGTACCGCCGCCTGGCCGAAGCCAACCCCGGCGCCTACCTACCCGGCCTCGCGATGTCGTTAAACAATCTCGGCAGTCTGCTGTTGGAGCTGGGGCTGCGGGAGGAGGCCTTGGCCCCCGGTCAGGAATCGGTCACCATTCGCCGCGGGCTGGCCGAAGCCCAGCCCGCCGTCTACCTGCCCGACCTCGCGGGGTCGCTGACCGACCTCGGCGCCATGCTGTCGGGGCTCGGTCGGCGGGAGGAGGCGTTGGCCCCCGGTCAGGAATCCGTCGATCTGTACCGCCGCCTGGCCGAAGCCAACCCCGCCGTCTACCTGCCCAACCTCGCGGGGTCGTTGAGCAACCTCGGCAGTCTGCTGTCGGGGCTGGGTCGGCGGGAGGAGGCGTTGGCCCCCGGTCACGAATCCGTCACCATCTGTCGCCGGCTGGCCGAAGCCCAGCCCGCCGTCTACCTGCCCGACCTCGCAGGTTCGCTGAACCTCCTGGGCAGCCTGCTGCTCGGGCTGGGTCGGCGGGAGGAGGCTCTGGTCTCCGGTCAGGAATCCGTCACCATCTGTCGCCGGCTGGCCGAAGCCCAGCCCGCCGTCTATATGCCCGACCTTGCGGGGTCGCTGAACCTCCTGGGCAGCCTGCTCTCGGAGCTGGGTCGGCGGGAGGAGGCCCTGGCCCCGAGCCAGGAATCCGTCGATCTGTACCGCCGCCTGGTCGAAGCCAACCCCGCCGCCTACCTGCCCAACCTCGCGGGGTCGTTGAACAACCTCGGCAACCTGCTGTCAGAGCTGGGGCGGCGGGAGGACGCCCTGGCCCCGAGCCACGAATCCGTCACCATCCGCCGCCGGCTGGCGAAGGCCCAGCCCGCCGCCTACCTGCCCAGTCTCGCGACGTCGTTGACCAGCCTCGGCGCCACGCTGTTCGCGCTGGGTCGGCTGGAGGAGGCTCTGGCCCCGAGCCAGGAATCCGTCACCATCTGCCGCCGGCTGGCCGAAGCCCAGCCCGCCGCCTACCTGACCGACCTCGCAGGGTCATTGACTAACCTCGCCGCCATGCTGTCGGGGCTGGGGCGGCGGGAGGAGGCCCTGGCCCCGAGCCAGGAATCCGTCGATCTGTACCGCCGCCTGGCCGAAATCAACCCCGCCGCCTACCTACCCGGCCTCGCGGGGTCGTTGAACAATCTCGGCCGCCTGCTGTCAGAGCTGGGGCGCCGGGAGGAGGCGTTGGCCCCGAGCCACGAATCCGTCACCATCTGCCGCCGGCTGGCGAAGGCCCAGCCCGCCGCCTACCTATCCGGACTCGCGACGTCGTTGAACAACCTCGCCAGCCTGCTGTTCGGGCTGGGTCAGCGGGAGGAGGCTCTGGCCCCGAGCCAGGAAGCCATCACCATCCGCCGCCGGCTGGCCGAAGCCCAGCCCGCCGCCTACCTACCCGGCCTCGCGGGGGCATCAACCAACCTCGGCGCCATGCTGTCGGGGCTGGGGCGGCGGGAGGAGGCGTTGGCCCCGAGCCAGGAATCCGTCGATCTGTACCGCCGGCTGGCCGAAACCAACTCCGCCGCCTACCGACCCAGTCTCGCGACGTCGTTGACCAGCCTCGGCGCCACGCTGTTCGCGCTGGGTCGGCCGGAGGAGGCCCTGGCTCCGAGCCAGGAATCCGTCACCATCCGCCGCCGGCTGGCCGAAGCCCAGCCCGCCGTCTACCTGCCCGACCTTGCGGCGTCGCTGAACCTCCTCGGCAGCCTGCTCTCGGAGCTGGGGCGGCAGGGGGAGGCCCTGGCCCCGAGCCAGGAATCCGTCGATCTGTACCGCAGGCTGGCCCAGGCCCAGCCCACCCCGTACCTGCCCAACCTGGCGATGTCGCTGTGGGGATACGCGTTGGTGCGCGTGAAGGTGGAAGTGGCATCACCCGAGGCACTGGCAGCGGTCGCGGAAGCGATCAGCATCTACCAACATCTGGTCGAACAACTCCCCGCAAGATTCGGCCCGGACCTGCGGTCGGCGCACCGCACCCTCGCCGACGTGCTAGATGGTCTCGGCCGTACCAAAGAAGCCGACGACCTGCGGCGTCAACTAGCTAAGCCGACCGGCGGCCCGGACGGCGAGGCACCTGGGACGGTGTAA